In Thermosynechococcus sichuanensis E542, a single genomic region encodes these proteins:
- a CDS encoding TIGR04376 family protein, with amino-acid sequence MSFFRDLNAFLEQKLEDFIRANPQLELNLLLLELEDQERETQERLVGLQQEVNTCEQQILGLVSEIRRWRDRIQTAMAAQRPDLVELARQREAELRQRGEQLWTQRLNALNQIPVTQQLLQKIRDRRQEVMNRVPTASAPPPPPPPPPRITSDLNDPIEAEFRRLELQTALEELKRSMGL; translated from the coding sequence ATGAGCTTTTTCCGCGACTTGAATGCATTCCTAGAGCAAAAACTCGAGGACTTTATCCGTGCCAATCCGCAGCTTGAACTCAATTTGCTGCTCCTTGAGCTAGAGGATCAAGAACGGGAAACCCAAGAGCGGCTGGTCGGGCTACAACAGGAAGTCAATACCTGTGAGCAGCAGATTTTAGGCCTTGTTTCTGAGATTCGCCGCTGGCGCGATCGCATCCAAACGGCGATGGCAGCTCAACGTCCCGACCTTGTGGAATTGGCGCGGCAACGGGAGGCCGAATTACGCCAACGCGGCGAGCAATTGTGGACGCAGCGTCTCAATGCCCTTAATCAAATTCCCGTGACCCAGCAACTTCTGCAAAAGATTCGCGATCGCCGGCAGGAAGTCATGAACCGTGTGCCTACCGCCAGTGCGCCCCCACCGCCACCCCCACCGCCACCGCGCATCACCAGTGACCTCAATGATCCGATTGAAGCTGAGTTTCGCCGCCTAGAATTGCAAACTGCCCTCGAGGAACTGAAGCGCTCGATGGGGCTATAG